actgaaagctgggcgtggtgacacacgcctttgatcccagcaactTGACagcttcagaggcagaggcaggcagatttctgagttcgaggccagcctggtctacagagtgagttccaggacagccaggtttctatacagagaaaccctgtctcgaaaaaccaaaaaaaaaaaaaaaaaaaaaaaaaaagcaaactgagcaagccaggggaagcaagccagtaagcgtATTTCTCCAaagcctctgcattagctcctgcattagctcctgctttctgccctgtATATGTTCCaggcctgacttccttggtgatgaacagcaatgtgaatgtgtaagccaagtaaacccttttcctccccaacttgctccttggtcacgattgtgcaggaatagaagccctgactgagCTTAGTGGGTAAGGGCaagggtacttgctgccaagcctgatgacctgattcATGTGGTAGAAGCtgtcaagttgtcctctgtctgcCATATGCATGCTATGACATTCATGTGgccacacatgcatgctcacatgcgcacacacatgcacgtgtgtgcacgttCACtcactaaaaataaatgtaaaaaacattaaaataaaaaaattaaaagtctttaaaaatctcCCACATATTCCACATTCTTCAAATGCCTGTGCTTGAGCCCCTTGTGCGCCCGCTCTGGTCCTTCGTGTATGTACTCAGTGCCAGCTGCCTCAGGGCCTTGTGCCTGGAAGAAGAAACTCAGCCACTATTTGTTGAGGGAGCTGATGAATGTGGAGTTGACAACAGGAGAATGTGGTAGCTGAAAACTCCCAAGTACTTCAGAGTTCACCGACTCTCAGGTGTGCCTCTCCATGGTGTTTTccttaaatgctttcttattcTTGTCATGTGGTAATTATAGGGTAAAGTAATTGTAGGTTACTTCCAGCTGTGCCGCCAGCTCCAGGTTCTCAGAGGATTCTCCTACAGGACAATCGGCTTACCAGAGGTAATTCCCACCACACCCCTTCTCTGCTTGATTAACGACATTGACCCCTTTGTTTATGTGTAATGGAAGTCATTAACTTCTATTTAATGACTGAACACTTACTAGGACCTCTGTCTCAGTCACAGTAGCTAGTGCCTGGAGGGCAGCATCCATCATGCCTTTTAATTGGCAGTGGCCTGGCAAGCAGGTGCAAAGTTGCTCTGTGTGTAGCACCCTGAGAGGGCAGGATTTGAGTGACCCTCAGCTGTTCACCGGGACCAGGAGACTATTTCATTCCCATCAAATATCTACCTCATTGCATTATTCAGTTAGCTTTTACCTCCTGACTGCCAGCCAACGGCAGACCTGTAAGAACACAGTGCACTGGATGGAGACCCTGGGCTGAGAGGACTGACGAATGATGCCATTGCTATATGGGAAGTATAGTTAAGGGAAGGCCTGAGGGAGAGATCTCCCagggttttattttactttctttttgccaagaaactgaggcagggcatGGGTATAAGAAACCTTGGGGAATCTTTGCCCTTTGCCTGCATTGTGATGGGCACCTGCCAGGATGTTCAGTGTCTATTTTCCATGTTCCCTCTAGAATGTGGGCTCAGCATGCCAGGACTTTTGCTTGTCCCTTATACTCAGAGTGGTATTGCTGTACTCTGGACACTCATTGAATGAGTGAATGGACTCAGAACTTGAAACAACAGGGAACTCATTAGCAACCGAAGGCCCGTTGGGATCTTTGAAGGGAAAGTGAAGAATGAGGGCAAGGAAGGGAATGGAGTTTGCCCATGCTGTGACATCAGCACAGATACAAAGAGATAGAGAGCTGCTAAGCCTGCCTTCCCTTGACCTCTGTGCCAAATCACACTTCTGCAAGGTAGAATCCCTGGGCAGAGCCCCGACAAGTCGTGTAAATAGAGCAGGTAACTTAGCTATCTCTGGCATCTCCTTTGACGCTGATAACAGAGTCTGGTTAGGCCTTCATTTTAAAATCCATGCTGCTGCCATATCTCagagtttattttaaatgaatttaaatgaattttttaaaaatttagatttattttcactttatgaaagtcgtcttttgttgttttgttttgttttctgcatgcatgtattgTACCATGTATGTTGGTTGGATTCCCCTGAAACTCGGGTCACAgaggattgtgagccaccatgtgggttctggggaattgaacccaagtcctttgcaAAAGCAACGCATCCTGtcaaccgctgagccaactctccagcctcgGTCTCAGAGTTTATAAGCCAATGTCGACGTACACGTTCTTGTAGCCCTTGATGTCTTTAAACCTATTACTCCTCAGATTAGCTTGGATCTGCCTTTGGCCACTCTTGAAAGGGATGGTCTTCAGAGTGATGCTGGCTTTGTGATGGGGTTTAAGGACTCCAATGCTGCAAAGAGACAGAAGGCTATCAGAAAATCCCTCTCCTTGTCACTTCCCGGACTCTGTTTTCCAGTGTCCTGTGTCTGGCCTAGGGATTGATAATACGAAAGGGAAGAAACATtgggagggaaggcagagtgCCCCAGCACTCACAGAACTCTCTGCTGCTTCCTAAAGAGACCACTTCCTTCCAAGGTCAGCACGCAGTCTTCAACCGGCTCCGAGAGGGGGTTTGAGAAGACCACCTGCACCGTGAGCGGCTGATTCACAAAGGCAGCTCCTAGAACCTAAGCAGAGACCCAGAGATTAGTCAGCATCCCGAGTTCACTGAACGCTAATGCACAGCGCTGCTTTGTAATGTCAGGATAAACCATCCCAAATAGACCACTTTGGCCTAAGGATTATTTTGAGTTGAAGCAGTAAGAAGAAACAGACACAAGAAATGTTCTCGGGCTCCCATACATGTACCTAATGGCATACATTGATTAAGGTGCCTCCCTATCCCTTACTTCTACTGAGAAGGTCAGAGTTCATCACTGAGACATTGGTCCCTGGGCTGGTTCGTGTTTGTCAACTGGATAAAAGTTAGCATTGTCTAGGAGGAGGGGGAGTTGCCGCTGGACTCTTTCCGTATTTGCCCCTGGAAGGCCAACTCAGGAAGATAGCCATGACTTGAGCTCCAGGACCACACCAAAGGCCTCTAACAGTACAAGGAGATGAAGACCCCTCAATAGGCTGTCCCCCTCCTGGGGGAACCAGAAGAAGCAAAGAAGGGATGTCCTCTTGAGCAGGCCCAGCTGCCTCCCATCCAGAGCTCAGGGCCCCAGGACCACTTTTGTAAGAGGCCACCCTTTGCCTACACTAATCATGATGCCGGGGAAAGTCAAGGTGATGATCTTGTTCACCAGGATTTTCTCAGGACTGTTCTTCTCTTCACCCAGGGCACTGATGCGGATTAGCTTGTCCGTCGACAGATACTGGCTGTACTGTGAGTAGAGGATTTTGCAAGGGTAGCTCTTCTCTAGGGAGTGAAGACAAGGAGGGAGAAATGAGAATGGCTGACAGAGAGTTGGTTTCAATGGTGGGTCTATGGAGAAGAGGGAGCCTATGGATACCAAGTTTTGCTGAAGTAGAAACTAACCTTTTATAGAGGAAAATGGCAGTTAATAAAGGCAAGGCAATATAGATTACCCAGTCATTCTGAGGTCCCAGACGAAGTCCAAAGGATCAATAAGTGGGCTACTTTCCTTAGGTGTAGAAAAGCAGGtcagcaggaggaaggaaggagggagaaagaagtaggaaaggaaaagggaggggctACAGGAGAATTATGCATGTACCTTCTTCAGGGAACAGTGTGATAAATGCTGTGTCTTGCCAGAATGGAGCCAGGGGGCTGCCGTCATGCAACAGAGACTGGGCACTCAAGTTGAGTTTGAGATCCTTAAACTGAGGTGACATGTTGACAGCCAACAGGACAAAGTTTATGTCTTGGCCCATTTTGGGTGAGTCCAGCAGCTCAAACTTCAGAGAGACCTGGAGGACATCACTGGGTTGAAGGGAAGGTGTATCAAGACTCCTGGCACTGTCCTGCCTTGGTGGCACGGAGCTGAAGGGATTGGAGTTTCCTTGGTGAGGCCCTTGAGACCTTGCAGCCTGTAGCTTCTGCAGAGCCTTTTGGAACACCTCTCTCTCTTGAAGGGAACCTAGGATAGGATAAAGTATTAGTATGGGCCAGGCTGACCCAGGAGGTAAGCCTTGCCTGAACGTACTATCTGCAGCAAAATTACACGATGCAAAGTCAACTTGCAAACATCATTTTCAggggggttggaaagatggcttagaagttaagaccacttgctgctctaaacagaggaccagagttcagttctcagtaccacATCAGGGTgatcacaaccaccagtaactccagctctaagggattGAACACTTTCTTTTTGCCTCTAAGGGAacccccacatacatgtgcatacacatatgcacatacatacacataaataagaataaaagaaatctttaaaaagtcactTGCATTGCTATGTGCTAATAGTGAATTATCagaatagaaattaagaaaacactctaatttttattaagaaaaaaaaaacaatacttaaGAATGAATTTAATCAGAGAAGTAAAAGACCTCTATGAATGAAAATCATAAAATactgatgaaagaaattgaagagaagaCAAAAGGTGAGAAGGTATTCCATGTACACAGGCTGGAAGAATCAGTATTGCTAACACCCACACTGAGACCCTAGTCAGAGAGAATGGTGTTAACAGGAATCACTCAGAGGCTGTGGGAATGACCCTAAGGAGCACTAAGAGAACCCTAATGTCCTATGTTCATGTGGCTTTTACATTTAATGACATGAAGAATGTGTAAACATCCTTTAAAGGGACCAAGAGAGGAACCATCTACCTTACATCTATCTTATCCCTTAATGGGCCGTCTTTCTGTCTGATGGGAAGAATGAAATCCTTCATGATGCTGCTTTATCTGATGAAGGACCATGAGATCAGGCAGCCAGTGTTCCATGGGAACTTCATTAAGAGAATGGTGATGACCCAGGACAGGGCTGGGAAGGCTCCCCTACTTGTAAGTTGACCTCCACAGCGTGGGGTGCCAATGAGTTTGGAAGGCAGATGCCCCAGGTGGCATCTCAAGCCTCCAGAGGTGAAGACCCTAAATGTAGCCTATGGGTACTCTAGCATGTCCAGCAGAGCCTATGCCTTTCCCCCACCAGTAGCCAGTGGATGTGCCCCTGAATACTCACAGCTTCCTTCAACCTGAGTTATATCTAGCCCATTCCCCCATGATGGATTGGGTCATAGGATTTGTAAAAACCCCTGCCTATCCAGAGCCAGTGGAACCTCTGTATCAAGAGGCCCCAACATCCTCTCCACTCCTGCAGCTAGGGCCAAGGCCACAAAAAATAGCTTCTAGTGTCTATTACAACCCAGGCAACCAACATAATGTCTCCATGTACATGAGCAGCCTCTACCACCATCCTATCACCCACAGAAGACAAGCAGACCCAGTAGACCTTGTCCACTTCCTGGCCTCTTACTCCCACTATCCTTTTGTGGGCCTCCCGTAGGACTGTACCTAGGACCTAAAGAGGCCATGGGGGGCCCTTAAGTGCTGTCTGTGGGCTCTTGGACGCTGAGAGGCCTTCCCAGCTTCCCAGGCTAGCTCAGCCCATGGTGCTGAGTCCTTCCCACAGAGGCCACTCCTCCATGATCCCAGTCTCTCAGTCTAGTGGGTTTGTTCTCCACCTCATGGACTCATCGAACCAGTCATGTGTCTTTCCCAGGGGCCCTGCCAGACCATACTCTCGTCCTTCCCCTGCTATGTGGCCCCAGAAGGCCACTATCTCAGTCAGGCTCTGACCTCAGTCACACTTCCCCAGCTATCCTAGTCCTTTTTTGTTCCTTCCTGGGCCTCCAGCTGTGGGAGTTGTGAGACTCCAGGGGTTGGTGGTGTCAGAAGCAGACCCATTGCAGCTGGGAGCACCGCTAATTTCTGGAAATTAggtccccctttcctctcctctcccacttaCAAGGAGCTTCTCCTGGGAGCAATAGAATGCATATCTGTCCCATCAGGCCCTATGCTCTGAGAATGAGTGCCCCAATAGTATGTGTGTGATCTCCATGGCCTCTTTGGGTCCACCTGGCCCACCTCTTATGCTTCACAGCTCCTAGATGATGCATCAAGAttcactgtggggctggagagatggctcagtggttaggagcactgactggtcttccagaggtcctgagttcaatccccagaaaccacatagtggctcccaaccatccgtaacggaatctgatgccctcttctggtgtgttggaagacagctacagtgtactcatataaaacaaataaataaatcatttaaaaaaaaaagatttactgtGGTTTGTTTCTGTACTAAGTTAAAAAAGAGGAGATAGTTATTTAAATAGAATTCCCTATTCATTTGGTAAAAATCCAGTTAATATATTCATGTAAAATGAGCCCTGTGTATACTTTGTTTGCAACTGTGAAATAGTAAAAATGAAGTGGTCAAAGATGTCCACATAACCCAAAGTGATCTATATAGTCAACATATTACctatcaaaataaaatggaatttttcactgaactacagaaaaaaaaattggcatgAACCTTAAGGTACTGGGAATAAGTAAAGCTATCTTGAATAAAGGTACAAAGTAGTAGGTATTACACTACCTGGCTTCAAAGGACATACAGGGGCTGTAacaacagctcagcagttaagactgatTCTGAGCCCCATGGCTGGATATTTTTGCTTGACTCCCTAGATGTTAGTCTAGCAGGTAGCTGTTCCCAGAGTGCATTTACACTTGACCAACAAGGtctcttctttgttcttgttGACTTGGATAAGAACCCCTGACAGGATTGTCACCACAGCATCACCCACTGGCTCTGCTGGCCCCACGAGTGAGAACACCGATTGACCCTACACGTAGGTGTGAGTGCTAGCTGGTGATCTGACCTGTCTCCTGAGCACTCAAGCAAATACAATGAATTAGATGACAGGTTAAATAACAGAAATCAACCAATAGAAGGACATTTACTACATTGACTGCCATTTTCAGTTGGAGGCTGAATTTTGAGGGAAGCTGAGAGAACTCATGCTTGCTGTGTGGGCAGGATGTCTCCAGTAGGTATGAACACATTGGAGGGAGGTCTCTGGTCTGTAGAACATGAGGTAATGGTGGACTGGAGAAGTGAGATCGTGGACCTGGGTCTTTCTCTGTCCATGCCCTTTGACTCCCCAGACAATGGTGGGGATGTACCCTAGAACTTGGGCCCTCAGGAAGGCTGCTTGGCTGTACCTTCTTCATACTTGTAGCTCTCAGTGATGTCATCACGCTCATCACTCTGGATGCTCTTGGTGCTGATAAAATTCCCAACAGTAGCTGTGTCATGGTGAAGTTTCTGCTCCTTCCCTCCATAGACAAGCCAGGACATGCAGTCAGCATTCACCATAGAAAATGCAAAGCGTGTGTCATAGTTTAGATCAATTTCTCCCTCTTTGATGGCTTTGACAGAAGCAGGGCCACAGCAGTAGAGACCTGAAGGTGAACAGGGAGGAAAGCTTTGGTGGGTAGTATGTGGTGTGCCATGCAGGGGCTGGGGCAGGTCTGTGGGAGTCTCACCATTGCTCGTTTCCTGGGGTGTAGCATCAAGCACCTGCCAGCCTCCATATCCAGGAGGGAGGTCCTTGCGTGCCATCCAACACTCATTCCACACATGAAAGTTCCTAGGAAGAGGCCAGGGGAGTTGGTGTTAACACAGAGAAGGCACAGGCTACCCTGCTTTTTTCCTCTCTAGACCAAGCATAAGCAAGCAAACTGGCTACAGAAAGACAGACTCACGTTGCTTAAGCATCTTTTGGGAGGAGTGACAGATCTTCCTCCTGTGAGCCTCTAGATGCCTGCAGAAAAGAGCATTTCTCCTGACTGCGTGAACTAAGTAAAGGCTTCCAGTTAACTAAAACTCCTCTAGGCTCTCTCAAAGGAGGCCTCATGGCCCCTTTCCTCACTCTCTGtcttactgtctctctgtctttatatgtatatacctgtgagcatgtgtgtgtgtgtgtgtgtgtgtgtgtgtgtgtgtgtgtgtgtgtgccatagagGTAGTCCTAGTCTTTGCCATGTCTACAAGTGAGACATCAGGCCTCTGTAGTCAAGCTATTAGAAGAAGGAGGTAACAAAGAGGGACCTCAACCCCAGTCCAACAGCTTTGATAATGTGAAGATTCTAAAACcatatctgttttctgttttgttctcagTCTTGGGATAAGAAgcaagaggatggggagaggggcaTAGGCTATGAGCGCAGTCCTGTTCTACTTCCTGATTGTGGTGGGCTTGGCTCAGATCTGTGGTCCAATAAATAGACTGAGAGGTTGGCTCTCACCAGACAGTGTCCTTCTTCATATTCTCCAGAATCCTGCCTGTGTTGTCGTAATACTCATCAATGATCAGGTTCCCATCCGTGTCATGGCCAGAGTCAAAGTTAGTGATCACTCGGGTGGGGATCCCCAGGCACCTCATCACTGCggaaagacagagagaccacTGTTGTGGGTTGCCATGGTGCAGTTTGTATGCCAATGTTCTGCTTCCTTAAGAGGGGCTGCCCTGACAAGGAAAGGATCACACACTCAagtgatttcatgtgaacctcCAGCCTCGCCTTCCCCTTCCACCGCCCAATCACAAGCTCTAAGGAAAGGTAGGGGATGACAAAggaagaaggatggaggaagaggaggtgtaAGAAAGAGGGAACAGAACCACAGggcctggagaagctgcaagtACCAAGCGATCTTATAGCTGGGGAACAGATTAGTGttgtggtagatctgcccaatctaggcatatagcttttaaatataataattgggttgtatgtggtttttttttcccatgggctTATTGGTGTTGGAGAATTACTGCAAAGACCACCAGTGTTCTGTTAATCCTGAAAGCAGACAGTGGGCTTCCTGCACCTAGTGAAAGCATCCTTTTGGTATCTGCAGGACCACACAGGAAGCGTTTGGGCTGATGGCAATTCCATATCTCTTCCTATTTCCTGAGCTCAAGGGATTACTGTGGTAAAGGTTAGGTTACTGGCTGATTTGACAAGCTTTACGGGCGCCAAGAGAAGTCTCTGGCAAGTTGTCACATCTGCTGTTTGTGCCAGCAGGGTGGGGCAGGCACATCTCTCTGTTGGCAAGACTCAGAGACCTGACTCAGCCTCACTTCTGTCCTGTCCTCAAGTCTCCGATGTTCAAATAAACAGCTGGGATTCTGCTTCTTCTTGTCATTAGATTTATTGCTGAGACCAAAGGATTGTCA
The DNA window shown above is from Mus pahari chromosome 3, PAHARI_EIJ_v1.1, whole genome shotgun sequence and carries:
- the Tgm5 gene encoding protein-glutamine gamma-glutamyltransferase 5 isoform X2 translates to MAQGLEVALTDLQSSQNNVRHHTEEISVDRLVVRRGQAFSITLYFKNRGFQPGMDSIMFVAETGPLPDLAKGTRAVFSFTGSGGPSPWIASLEAIRANSLEVSLCAPPMAAVGRYLLKIRIDSYQGFVTAYQLGEFILLFNPWCPADAVYLESEPQRQEYVVNDYGFIYQGSKSWIRPCPWNYGQFEENIIDICLELLEKSLNFQVDPSTDCALRGSPVYTSRVVCAMINSNDDNGVLNGNWSENYVDGVNPAEWTGSVAILKQWHATGCQPVRYGQCWVFAAVMCTVMRCLGIPTRVITNFDSGHDTDGNLIIDEYYDNTGRILENMKKDTVWNFHVWNECWMARKDLPPGYGGWQVLDATPQETSNGLYCCGPASVKAIKEGEIDLNYDTRFAFSMVNADCMSWLVYGGKEQKLHHDTATVGNFISTKSIQSDERDDITESYKYEEGSLQEREVFQKALQKLQAARSQGPHQGNSNPFSSVPPRQDSARSLDTPSLQPSDVLQVSLKFELLDSPKMGQDINFVLLAVNMSPQFKDLKLNLSAQSLLHDGSPLAPFWQDTAFITLFPEEEKSYPCKILYSQYSQYLSTDKLIRISALGEEKNSPEKILVNKIITLTFPGIMISVLGAAFVNQPLTVQVVFSNPLSEPVEDCVLTLEGSGLFRKQQRVLIGVLKPHHKASITLKTIPFKSGQRQIQANLRSNRFKDIKGYKNVYVDIGL
- the Tgm5 gene encoding protein-glutamine gamma-glutamyltransferase 5 isoform X3, with the translated sequence MAQGLEVALTDLQSSQNNVRHHTEEISVDRLVVRRGQAFSITLYFKNRGFQPGMDSIMFVAETADAVYLESEPQRQEYVVNDYGFIYQGSKSWIRPCPWNYGQFEENIIDICLELLEKSLNFQVDPSTDCALRGSPVYTSRVVCAMINSNDDNGVLNGNWSENYVDGVNPAEWTGSVAILKQWHATGCQPVRYGQCWVFAAVMCTVMRCLGIPTRVITNFDSGHDTDGNLIIDEYYDNTGRILENMKKDTVWNFHVWNECWMARKDLPPGYGGWQVLDATPQETSNGLYCCGPASVKAIKEGEIDLNYDTRFAFSMVNADCMSWLVYGGKEQKLHHDTATVGNFISTKSIQSDERDDITESYKYEEGSLQEREVFQKALQKLQAARSQGPHQGNSNPFSSVPPRQDSARSLDTPSLQPSDVLQVSLKFELLDSPKMGQDINFVLLAVNMSPQFKDLKLNLSAQSLLHDGSPLAPFWQDTAFITLFPEEEKSYPCKILYSQYSQYLSTDKLIRISALGEEKNSPEKILVNKIITLTFPGIMISVLGAAFVNQPLTVQVVFSNPLSEPVEDCVLTLEGSGLFRKQQRVLIGVLKPHHKASITLKTIPFKSGQRQIQANLRSNRFKDIKGYKNVYVDIGL
- the Tgm5 gene encoding protein-glutamine gamma-glutamyltransferase 5 isoform X1, producing the protein MAQDSPITGLEVALTDLQSSQNNVRHHTEEISVDRLVVRRGQAFSITLYFKNRGFQPGMDSIMFVAETGPLPDLAKGTRAVFSFTGSGGPSPWIASLEAIRANSLEVSLCAPPMAAVGRYLLKIRIDSYQGFVTAYQLGEFILLFNPWCPADAVYLESEPQRQEYVVNDYGFIYQGSKSWIRPCPWNYGQFEENIIDICLELLEKSLNFQVDPSTDCALRGSPVYTSRVVCAMINSNDDNGVLNGNWSENYVDGVNPAEWTGSVAILKQWHATGCQPVRYGQCWVFAAVMCTVMRCLGIPTRVITNFDSGHDTDGNLIIDEYYDNTGRILENMKKDTVWNFHVWNECWMARKDLPPGYGGWQVLDATPQETSNGLYCCGPASVKAIKEGEIDLNYDTRFAFSMVNADCMSWLVYGGKEQKLHHDTATVGNFISTKSIQSDERDDITESYKYEEGSLQEREVFQKALQKLQAARSQGPHQGNSNPFSSVPPRQDSARSLDTPSLQPSDVLQVSLKFELLDSPKMGQDINFVLLAVNMSPQFKDLKLNLSAQSLLHDGSPLAPFWQDTAFITLFPEEEKSYPCKILYSQYSQYLSTDKLIRISALGEEKNSPEKILVNKIITLTFPGIMISVLGAAFVNQPLTVQVVFSNPLSEPVEDCVLTLEGSGLFRKQQRVLIGVLKPHHKASITLKTIPFKSGQRQIQANLRSNRFKDIKGYKNVYVDIGL